GCCCGATCGACGGTATCTTCTTCGCCGGCGATCTCGTCAATGTGCCGAACCGCGCGTCGGAATGGTTCGACAACAGCGTCCTGAACCTGCCGCCGTTCTTCGCAGCGCTGCAGGGCACGATGCGTAAGTGGCAACCCGCCTCGACCTACACTGGCGGCGCACTGCTTCAGAACGGCTGGATATTCCCGATCTTGGGCAACCATGAATACTCGGGGCGCTGGAACACCGCGAACAACCTCAACACGATGTTTAACGATCCGCAGCCGCTCTGGTACGCCGAGATCGCCTACGAAAAGGCCAAGGCGACTGTGAACCCGACTGGCGACGCCGCGATCCGCGATCGCTGGCTGCAAGACAATTCCTACGAGATTGTCTCGTACAACGAGATTTTCTCGCTGCCGCAGGGGCCGGAGGGGGGGCGCTATTATGCGCAGCGCATCGGCGACCTGTTCCTGATCGCGATGGACGGAAACCGCATTTGGCGCAGCTGGGGCGCGACCGGACGGGGCAAGCTGTCGGAAGCAGCCGCTTCGATGAATAAACCCGCCGAGTGGGGCTTTGGCGATTTCCAATTCCACCCATTCGCCAAGGGCTCACGCCAGTATCGCTGGCTGCAGGAAGTGCTCGCCAGCGAGGCGTATCGCACCGCCAAGTACAAGGTAGTGATGGTACACCAGTCTGTGTTCGGGCTTGGAGACAACGCAACGCCGGTCATGGCGCAGACCCAGGCGAGCTTCGAGTATGTCGATGCCGCTGGTGCTGTCCGCGTCCTTGGCCCGCTGCCCTTTCCGATCGATCCTGCGACATGGAACGGGCAGATTCAGCCGATCATCGATGCTGGCCGTATGCGCTTTGTGAAGTACGACTATCCCCTCTCAGGGGATCTGTGGCGTAACGACATCGAGCCAATGCTGGTCGGCGCCGGCGTGCAGCTCGTCCATGTCGGCCATTCCCACCTATGGTGCCGCTCGAAAGTCGGCACGATGAACTACATCGAAACTTCGAACGTTGGGAACACGTATGGCGCATTCGTCGACAATCTGCCGCCGCGGCGTAGCGCTGTACCGGCACCGACCGCGCTGACGAGCGTCACCGGCGTTACCTGGAACCAGGACGATTATCCGCGCGAAGGCGATCCACACGATCGAGTGATGTTCACGCCGACGCTGCGTCAGCCAATGGTGGAGCTTGCCGGGGCCACCAACGCGGTGCCGTTCGTGGCGAGCAACGACATCACAGCGTACAGCATCCTCGATACCGGTGCCGGTACGATTAGTAGTTACGCGTTCGACACGCGATATCCCGCACGCGATCCAATCAAGTTTGATGAGTTCTCACTAATCTGATCGGCGTCCATTTAGCCTCATATGCCGCCGTGTTGCATGACGAGGTCTCGGCCGGGCGTCGTCAAAACAAATGCACCCGCTGGTAATTTGGTGAGGGTAGGGCGGGGTCATGCCCCGCCCGCGCAAGCCAGCCTCGCCTTTCCGCTACTTCAATTCGTCGCCCGAGGTGATCCGGCTGGTGGTGCTGATGTAAGTGCGCTTCCCTTTGAGCCTGCGGAATGTCGAGGATCTGCTGTTCGAGCGTGGGATCGACATCTGCCATGAGGGGCCGGTCAAACCAATGTACCGGCGCGCCCAGAGCCAAGTTTGGCTGGCGTTTCGAGGAACTAAGCTATAGTTGCCCCGCTGTCAGCGTCGCGAGCTTCCTTGGTATTCTCCGAGATGGGCCGCCGTTTGCCTGCTGAGAAGCAGCCAAATGGGGTAGAAGCTCACCCTCATTGGGCGATGTGCAGTTGCTTTGACAGCACCTCACCGAACGCTGTCTCGACCCCGCCTTGTAAATGCGCACCCAAAGTTCGCTGCTGACCGCGTGATGCTCGCTGAGCCAAGTGGCGAGGTCCTTGGGCGGCTCGAATGCGAATGCCTCATTTTTAAGAAGCGTCATTCCCCTGGGATAGTGGAGGTCAGGCTTCCGCAGTCACCCGATTGCTAAGTTGTCGGGCAAACCAAGTCCGATAGTGGTTCGATATGCGAAGTTGGATGTCAGACGATGTCGCTCACCATCTGAGCGACATGCAGGAGCTTTTCCGGATCGCGCGTCATGTAGACCGCCGCAATGCGGCCTTCGCGAATTTCGAGGGCTGTGGTCTGCAGGACACCTCGATCCATGCTGACATATCCCGGCAGACCATCGATCGTCGCCAAACGCAACAGCACGGGCTTGTAGCCACTCTTCTGCGCTAAGCCCGCGAATAGACGAAGCACCTTTGCGATTCCGTCGATGACATTGAGGAAGGCGGGCACCTTGCCGCCGCCATCGGAATGCAATGAAACGGTATCGGCGAGCATCGATGACAACGCGGCAACATCACCGTCGCGCGATGCGGCGAAGAAGGCATGCGCGATACGATCGGCATCGGCCTGCTCGACGCCGAAGCGCGGGCGTTCGACCTGAATGTGCTTGCGGGCTCGCGATGCAAGCTGGCGTACCGCGCTTGCATCGCGGTCGAGCGTGATCGCGACGTCGGCCAACGTCACTCCGAAAACGTCGTGCAGCAGGAAAGCGGCGCGTTCGAGCGGGGACAGACGCTCGAGCGCCAGCATCAGCGTGAGCGTCAAATCATCCGCCACCGGCTCGTCGCGCGGATCGACCGTGCCCATCAGTGGCTCGGGCAGCCACGCACCGACATAGGTTTCGCGCCTCGCCCTCGCCGATTTCATCTGATCGAGGCACAGCCGCGTCACGATGCGGGTGAGATAGGCAGCCGGCGTATCGACGCCTTCCGCGACGCGCGCCCAGCGCAGCCAAGCCTCCTGCACGACGTCCTCGGCTTCGGAAAACGAGCCGAGCATCCGATAGCCGAGGCGCAGCAGCCGGGGCCGCTGCGCCTCAAAATCGGCAAGGCGTTCGTCAGGCCGTGGCACGAGGCGCATCCACCGGATGCGCAACACGCAGGCCGACGGAGAACCGGTTCCATGTGTTGATCGCGCCGATCAGTAAAGTCAGTTGCACCTGCTCGGCCTCCGTGAACTGCGCCTTCAGCACTGCATAGTCCGCATCGGGCGCGTGAGTCTCGGAAAGCCGGGTCAGTGCCTCGGTCCACCCGAGCGCGGCGCGCTCGCGATCCGAATAAAGCGTCGATTCGCGCCAGGCGTCGAGCATGTAGAGGCGCATTTCCGGCTCGCCCTGCTTGCGCAGGTCGGTCGTGTGCATGTGGATGCAGAAGGCGCAGCCGTTGATCTGCGAGGCGCGCAGCCGCACCAATTCCATCAGCACGGAATCGAGGCCGCTGGCCTTGAAGCTGTTCTCCAGCGCATACATCGCCTTGGTGGCTTCGGGGGCGAACGCATAGGGGGCGGCGATACGTTGGGTCATGTGTCTTCTCCGTGCGCGCGATGTGCGCGCCTATTGCTGAGACGAGGCAGGCCGGGCGGATGTGACATGGAGAGCCGCCCAGACAGTAAGCGCGATGGCAATCAGCGCGGGCAGCGTTACGGCCGGGAAATCGCGTGCTAAAGCGGATGCGCCACAAATACCCACAGCGACCTCCCAGATATGGAACAGCGCATGCCCGGTGAGCCATATCGCGGCCGCGCCCCAGAGCGTCACACGTTGCATGGGCCGCGCGATGCCGAGAAAGAAGGCGGCGCCGATCAGCACGAAGATCAGCCCGATATCACGCAGGAAATGCTGATTGAACGGCCCAGTCGTCGTCACGCCCGGCACCGCGAAATACCAGGCGGCGGGCGCGGCAAGCATGTAGAGGCCGTTCGCGGCGAGCCCGGCGCCGAGCAGCGACGCCAATGCGAGGCACGCCTTCTCCGGGCGCATCATGCCGCCACCTGCGTAGGCAGGTGGTGCGCCAACCAATCGTCGAAATGCGTCGGCATTATCCGCGCCGCGGGGCCGGGCGTCAGCGAGGCATCGTCGATTTCGACGCCGAAATAGGGCGCGGCTGGATCGACCGCGACGGCACGCGGATCGTCCGTTTCGCCGAGCCATGTGGCGACGAATTTCGCAAGCGGCGCGCGTTCCGGCCCGGCGAGCTCGATCATGCCGTTCACCGGCGCTGCAAGGACGGCGTCCGCCAGCGCCTCGGCCACATCGGCGGAGGCCATCGGCTGCATCGCGGCCGGGCTTAACCAAACGACGTCCTCGCGCATGCTCGTATGCGCGATGCCGCCCATGAACTCGAAGAACTGCGTGGCGCGAACGATCGTGTAGGGAAGGGGAGAGGCCTTGATCAGTCGCTCCTGCGCCAGCTTGGCACGGAAATAGCCCGAGCCCTGCATACGCTCGGTGCCGACCACCGACAGCGCGACATGGTGCCGAACCCCCGCAACGGCTTCGGCGGCGAGCAGGTTTTTACTGGATGCCTCGAAGAAGGCCAGCACCGCGGTATCCTCGAACGACGGCGAATTGGCGACGTCGACGATGACGTCCGCACCTGCCAGAATGGCGGCAAGCCCTTCGCCAGTAACGGCGTTCACGCCGCTCCTGGGCGAGGCGGCGATCACCTCGTGGCCCAAGCTGTTCAATCGCGCAACGAGCTGGCTGCCGATTAGCCCGGTGCCTCCGATGACTACGATCTTCATGTTGCTTCTTCCTGATGGATGGCGCCCACGTTTCAGGCGCTCATCTCCAGGACGAGGCAGCGCGTACGGGTGTGACACGTTGCGCTGGATTTTTTTAGCTTCGTGCTCTTCGGGTCCAGGGTCCGAAAGGATGCCAAGCTCCCAATGTTTACATGAACTAGCGTCTGGTTTCGAGCACCGAACTGGGCATTGAATGGCGATTTCTGGGTCTTTCAGGCCCGAACCGCTGCAGCGAAGGCCTGACCTCAATTCGTCAACTCATAAAGATGTCTTCGCGGCTAAACAGTGTTTCAGGATCACCGCCTCGCCATGGCGGCAAACGAACCATCGGTCTTGTCAAAGCAACGTACCGGCGCACCCCAGAGCCGTGTAGAGCTGGCAGTTTCGAGCGCTTACGCTGTACCGGCTCCGGGATCAGTGCTGCAAACTTGCTTGGTATTTTCCGAGAGCTGCCCCGATCTGGCTGCTGAACGATAGCCAAATGGGGAAGAAACTCGCCGTCGATTGGACGTTTGCAGTTGCTTGACAGCACCGTTGAAAGCGATGAACGCTCCGCTGCCGGGTATGTCAGATACTGAGGCCGTCGTTGCTCGCGTGCCGAGCCCGCTCTACTCGAGAATAGCCGTCAGGCGACGCCTGCGAAACGGAGCAGGTCCACCATTGCAAAACGCTCATTCGTGTGAGCGGGGTCGATAGTGCGTAGGAACGGTTGCCACTCGGGCTCTTGTGACAGGTAGGACGTGCGATCGCCCTCGATAAGCCCGATCATGACCTCGGCGATG
The genomic region above belongs to Sphingomonas phyllosphaerae 5.2 and contains:
- a CDS encoding fibronectin type III domain-containing protein; this translates as MLAIATGGAGMLAACGDDGNDRPLPVPTPTPTPTAAPLPTGTFAAEPLVLTEPMLQLPTADSVRVVWFTEFKGRNHAVRYGANFAMQVVATSTPMSRMYEDASSTVGGRTYTGLTQRDIWKHEAVITGLKPGERVPYVAISDDGATALRSAEATLQPLPAAGQKIRILLTSDLQLKKMASANYERVFETQGPIDGIFFAGDLVNVPNRASEWFDNSVLNLPPFFAALQGTMRKWQPASTYTGGALLQNGWIFPILGNHEYSGRWNTANNLNTMFNDPQPLWYAEIAYEKAKATVNPTGDAAIRDRWLQDNSYEIVSYNEIFSLPQGPEGGRYYAQRIGDLFLIAMDGNRIWRSWGATGRGKLSEAAASMNKPAEWGFGDFQFHPFAKGSRQYRWLQEVLASEAYRTAKYKVVMVHQSVFGLGDNATPVMAQTQASFEYVDAAGAVRVLGPLPFPIDPATWNGQIQPIIDAGRMRFVKYDYPLSGDLWRNDIEPMLVGAGVQLVHVGHSHLWCRSKVGTMNYIETSNVGNTYGAFVDNLPPRRSAVPAPTALTSVTGVTWNQDDYPREGDPHDRVMFTPTLRQPMVELAGATNAVPFVASNDITAYSILDTGAGTISSYAFDTRYPARDPIKFDEFSLI
- a CDS encoding sigma-70 family RNA polymerase sigma factor is translated as MRLVPRPDERLADFEAQRPRLLRLGYRMLGSFSEAEDVVQEAWLRWARVAEGVDTPAAYLTRIVTRLCLDQMKSARARRETYVGAWLPEPLMGTVDPRDEPVADDLTLTLMLALERLSPLERAAFLLHDVFGVTLADVAITLDRDASAVRQLASRARKHIQVERPRFGVEQADADRIAHAFFAASRDGDVAALSSMLADTVSLHSDGGGKVPAFLNVIDGIAKVLRLFAGLAQKSGYKPVLLRLATIDGLPGYVSMDRGVLQTTALEIREGRIAAVYMTRDPEKLLHVAQMVSDIV
- a CDS encoding carboxymuconolactone decarboxylase family protein codes for the protein MTQRIAAPYAFAPEATKAMYALENSFKASGLDSVLMELVRLRASQINGCAFCIHMHTTDLRKQGEPEMRLYMLDAWRESTLYSDRERAALGWTEALTRLSETHAPDADYAVLKAQFTEAEQVQLTLLIGAINTWNRFSVGLRVAHPVDAPRATA
- a CDS encoding SDR family oxidoreductase → MKIVVIGGTGLIGSQLVARLNSLGHEVIAASPRSGVNAVTGEGLAAILAGADVIVDVANSPSFEDTAVLAFFEASSKNLLAAEAVAGVRHHVALSVVGTERMQGSGYFRAKLAQERLIKASPLPYTIVRATQFFEFMGGIAHTSMREDVVWLSPAAMQPMASADVAEALADAVLAAPVNGMIELAGPERAPLAKFVATWLGETDDPRAVAVDPAAPYFGVEIDDASLTPGPAARIMPTHFDDWLAHHLPTQVAA